A DNA window from Elusimicrobiota bacterium contains the following coding sequences:
- a CDS encoding glutamate-5-semialdehyde dehydrogenase encodes MATKIMSAKTIEGILQKTKIASRIVAVLPETKKNSILRTIAGELIKNTGLIIKHNKLDLTCAKANHLTPAMIDRLMLNAERIKSIAESINDIISLPDPVGTVTEHWRRPNGITISRVHIPLGVICMIYESRPNVTIDAAALCLKSGNAVLLRGGSEAFNSNLILSKIVGSALERCGIPKAAVTYIPSTGREVIYRLLKMNKYIDVVIPRGSKAMVESIISSSTIPVLAHGSGNCHVYIDSSADIPMALKIAYNAKVQRPGVCNAAEKLLVHKRIAGKFLPLIAEQYKTAGVKLRGCRDTARIIKLDQPATEQDWPEEYLGLTIAIKVVPDIDSAIEHINKYSSAHTECIVTKNRKAAEKFLARVDSSCVLHNASTRLHDGGVFGLGAEVGISTQKLHARGTMGIKELTSLKYVVKGNGQIRE; translated from the coding sequence ATGGCTACAAAAATAATGTCAGCTAAAACAATTGAAGGTATATTACAGAAAACCAAAATCGCAAGCCGTATTGTGGCAGTATTACCGGAAACAAAAAAAAATAGTATCCTAAGAACAATTGCGGGTGAACTCATTAAAAACACGGGACTGATAATAAAACATAACAAGTTAGACCTTACCTGTGCAAAGGCTAATCACCTGACCCCCGCTATGATTGACCGGTTAATGCTTAACGCAGAACGTATAAAAAGCATCGCTGAAAGTATTAACGATATAATCTCACTCCCCGATCCTGTAGGGACGGTTACGGAACACTGGCGCCGTCCAAACGGTATCACAATCTCGCGGGTACACATACCATTAGGCGTTATCTGCATGATATACGAATCCCGCCCTAATGTTACCATAGACGCTGCGGCTCTATGCCTGAAATCCGGCAACGCTGTTTTGTTAAGAGGCGGGTCTGAAGCGTTTAATTCCAACCTTATACTCTCAAAAATTGTGGGGTCTGCGCTGGAACGCTGCGGTATCCCAAAAGCAGCTGTTACTTATATTCCGTCGACAGGCCGCGAAGTTATTTATCGGTTGTTAAAGATGAACAAATACATCGATGTTGTAATCCCCAGGGGCAGTAAAGCTATGGTGGAATCCATAATTTCAAGTTCCACAATCCCGGTCCTCGCGCATGGAAGCGGTAATTGTCATGTATACATTGACTCCTCCGCTGATATCCCAATGGCATTAAAGATAGCGTATAACGCCAAAGTTCAGCGGCCCGGAGTGTGTAACGCAGCAGAAAAACTTTTGGTCCACAAACGTATTGCCGGTAAGTTTTTACCATTAATCGCTGAACAATACAAAACCGCGGGCGTAAAACTCCGCGGGTGCAGGGATACCGCCAGAATTATTAAACTTGACCAACCCGCAACAGAACAGGATTGGCCTGAAGAATACCTTGGGTTAACCATCGCAATAAAGGTAGTACCCGATATTGATTCCGCGATTGAACACATAAACAAATACAGTTCCGCGCATACTGAATGTATTGTCACAAAAAACCGTAAAGCTGCGGAGAAGTTCCTTGCGCGTGTTGATTCTTCGTGTGTCCTGCATAACGCATCCACGAGGTTACATGACGGCGGCGTATTCGGCCTTGGCGCGGAAGTTGGTATATCAACACAAAAACTTCATGCACGGGGTACTATGGGAATAAAAGAACTTACCTCATTGAAATATGTTGTTAAAGGTAACGGACAGATAAGGGAATAA
- the atpC gene encoding ATP synthase F1 subunit epsilon yields MKTIHVEVITPEKMIIQADVESVTVPAINGELCILPGHAHLIAQLQPGELKLKNGQDITSYAVSGGFLEVHPKKIEIYAESADLTAELSAERARQLKETANLDLQQGKNLASSQLALNRALAQLKVLRRVRQTSKRR; encoded by the coding sequence ATGAAAACTATACACGTAGAAGTTATTACCCCGGAGAAAATGATTATCCAGGCTGATGTAGAATCCGTAACGGTCCCGGCGATCAACGGCGAGTTATGCATCCTACCCGGGCACGCACACTTAATCGCGCAACTACAACCCGGTGAACTCAAACTAAAGAACGGGCAGGATATTACCAGTTACGCAGTCTCCGGCGGGTTTTTGGAAGTACACCCCAAAAAAATTGAAATCTACGCGGAATCCGCTGACCTAACAGCCGAACTTAGCGCGGAACGCGCAAGGCAGTTAAAAGAAACCGCTAACCTTGACCTCCAGCAAGGAAAAAATTTGGCTAGCTCGCAACTAGCCTTGAACCGCGCACTTGCGCAATTAAAAGTTCTCCGCCGTGTACGCCAGACAAGCAAGAGAAGGTAA
- a CDS encoding DUF1805 domain-containing protein gives MTSFERQVVIGGITFKGYELKLQTKVLITIIAPKGYLICGYLDIQAAEKFGDTAAVITGVSTVNEMLDKPVVKVTSAASKLGLTPGMTGRDALKLLV, from the coding sequence ATGACAAGTTTTGAGAGGCAGGTTGTTATTGGCGGTATAACGTTTAAAGGTTACGAACTTAAACTGCAAACAAAGGTATTAATAACAATAATTGCGCCTAAAGGATACCTTATCTGCGGATACCTTGATATTCAAGCTGCTGAGAAGTTCGGTGATACCGCAGCAGTGATCACCGGTGTATCAACAGTAAATGAAATGCTGGATAAACCCGTAGTGAAAGTAACATCTGCCGCATCAAAACTTGGGCTTACCCCCGGAATGACAGGCAGGGATGCGTTGAAGTTGTTGGTATAA
- a CDS encoding peptidylprolyl isomerase, whose translation MAILKRSVLLTVFVLPLFLTTLSAEVVSKVVARVNNEVILQSELEKNMSPLIDMLLPKNQQTKENESKLRDNVLDQMINLRLVQQEAKKRGIKISKPEVDRGMETVKNRFPTEADFSNELKRNGYTLTAFREKIEQQLMMMKILEIEVQSKIVKPTEDDAKTLYNKIQKVVSAGGKAESGTELEKKELEQLAAEFALASAEQVRLRHILFEVKPTATDEENEKIKQKAEDVKKQIDNGGDIRELAKKYSDDTDSKNKGGDLGYVPKRNLPELKDFEGAAFSLPVGGISGVVKTNFGYHILKVEEKKAAQKLAFDDIKNYLMVYIAQKRVDENSAIWVEALRKKAAIKKY comes from the coding sequence ATGGCTATTTTAAAGAGAAGTGTATTATTAACAGTTTTTGTGTTACCTTTATTTTTAACAACCCTCTCGGCAGAGGTTGTGAGTAAAGTTGTTGCCAGGGTAAACAATGAAGTTATCCTGCAGTCCGAACTTGAGAAGAACATGTCGCCTTTGATAGATATGTTACTCCCAAAAAATCAGCAGACAAAAGAAAATGAATCCAAACTCCGCGATAACGTCCTTGACCAGATGATCAACCTACGCCTAGTTCAGCAGGAAGCAAAAAAACGCGGGATAAAAATCTCAAAACCTGAAGTTGACCGCGGGATGGAAACCGTGAAGAACCGTTTTCCTACGGAAGCGGATTTTAGTAACGAACTTAAACGCAACGGTTATACGTTAACCGCTTTCCGTGAAAAAATTGAACAACAATTAATGATGATGAAGATCCTTGAGATTGAAGTGCAAAGCAAAATCGTTAAACCCACAGAAGATGATGCTAAAACGTTATACAACAAAATCCAGAAAGTTGTTTCCGCCGGGGGTAAGGCAGAATCAGGTACTGAACTTGAAAAAAAAGAACTTGAACAACTCGCTGCTGAATTTGCATTAGCAAGTGCTGAACAGGTACGCCTACGGCATATACTCTTCGAAGTAAAACCTACCGCTACAGATGAAGAAAATGAAAAAATTAAACAAAAAGCGGAAGACGTGAAGAAACAGATAGATAACGGCGGGGATATCCGTGAACTTGCAAAAAAGTATTCTGATGATACTGATAGTAAGAACAAGGGCGGGGATCTCGGGTATGTACCGAAAAGAAACCTCCCGGAACTAAAAGATTTTGAAGGCGCTGCGTTTTCTTTGCCAGTAGGCGGGATAAGCGGTGTCGTAAAAACAAATTTCGGGTATCACATCCTTAAAGTTGAAGAAAAGAAAGCTGCGCAAAAACTTGCGTTTGACGACATAAAAAATTATTTAATGGTCTATATCGCGCAAAAAAGGGTAGACGAAAATTCTGCAATCTGGGTAGAAGCACTGCGTAAGAAGGCGGCAATAAAAAAGTATTAA
- the pdxA gene encoding 4-hydroxythreonine-4-phosphate dehydrogenase PdxA, translating into MPPVIAVTIGDPAGIGPEIIAKVFSKKTVHQYAHYIIVGHRKFIKNSDHLRNIQIIEPRNSTAEVVPKGKPSKQSGLLSYNYILTAHELIKSGQADAMLTAPVSKTAWQLAGINVTGHTELLAKLEHLNPSKVTMCMFNRYYKTVMVTRHIATKNVASALSVNKILDTITTAYSLMKTHFGNNSPRIGVCGLNPHCGDNGLIGTEEKNIILPAVRLARKHGLNAEGPLPADAMFSSSSRSKFDIIVTMYHDQAMLPLKLTGYNSIVNYTYGLPYIRTSPGHGTAYDITGRGIADTGCLMEALKFAVYALHKKGK; encoded by the coding sequence ATGCCACCTGTAATAGCAGTTACAATCGGCGATCCTGCGGGTATCGGCCCGGAAATTATTGCTAAAGTTTTTAGTAAAAAAACAGTGCATCAATACGCGCACTACATTATTGTCGGACACCGGAAATTTATTAAAAATTCAGACCATTTAAGGAATATACAGATAATTGAACCCCGGAACTCTACTGCGGAAGTAGTCCCTAAAGGCAAACCATCGAAGCAATCAGGATTATTGTCTTACAACTACATCCTTACCGCCCATGAATTAATCAAGTCCGGGCAGGCAGATGCAATGCTAACCGCACCGGTATCAAAAACTGCATGGCAGCTTGCGGGGATAAACGTTACAGGGCATACAGAATTATTGGCAAAACTAGAACACCTTAACCCATCGAAGGTTACAATGTGTATGTTCAACCGTTACTACAAAACTGTTATGGTGACACGCCATATAGCAACAAAAAATGTTGCCTCTGCGCTTTCGGTCAATAAAATACTTGATACCATCACCACCGCGTATTCATTAATGAAAACACATTTTGGTAATAATTCACCACGTATAGGTGTATGCGGGTTAAACCCGCATTGCGGGGATAACGGATTAATCGGTACTGAAGAAAAAAATATAATCTTACCCGCAGTACGGCTAGCGCGTAAACACGGCCTTAATGCAGAAGGGCCATTACCGGCTGATGCTATGTTCTCTTCTTCATCACGTAGTAAGTTTGATATAATAGTTACGATGTATCATGATCAAGCGATGTTACCTTTGAAACTGACCGGTTATAACAGTATTGTGAATTATACATACGGTTTACCGTACATCCGTACATCACCGGGACACGGTACGGCGTATGATATTACAGGCCGCGGGATTGCGGATACCGGATGTTTGATGGAAGCCCTGAAATTTGCGGTATACGCTTTACATAAAAAAGGCAAATAA
- the rlmD gene encoding 23S rRNA (uracil(1939)-C(5))-methyltransferase RlmD yields MNKSNPREKHSISGTTTGTIEKLVNGGAGIIKQAGFTSFISYTCPGETVEFRYTQRKKSYGFGIPTKIITPSTARVNPRCPGFYNPAACDKPYCGGCDWQHMDYAEQLLNKQKAYTEIFSFIPQPEKIDVLPAKAAGQQYNYRNRTHFAVRPNEDNTLTLGFYAPDSHSIVEVPECYVLPRKMNTAVTKLKQLLRTSNLTPYNESRHSGTLRHVSLRYSFNDDSILAVLVTHNGFLPDLKKLLFRIRSEVPEIVSLYQNVNPNRTNVIFGNDTIQLDGVECLYDTIPHPVINELKFRISPLSFYQINTPQIPMLYDTIVNMLTPAKTDTVIDLYCGSGGIGLYLAPYVKQSYGVDNSTDSITDAIANLNLNKIPNCQFIRDDSEVFDKLIDIPDDTTIIIDPPRAGCSDATIDKIVAHSPTKIVYVSCYPSTLARDLKKFILSGYTVLQTQVVDMFPQTSHIESVTLLLKK; encoded by the coding sequence ATGAACAAAAGTAACCCGCGGGAAAAACATAGTATTTCCGGGACAACCACCGGTACGATAGAAAAACTTGTCAACGGCGGAGCAGGTATTATTAAACAAGCAGGATTTACGTCTTTTATATCCTACACCTGCCCCGGTGAAACCGTTGAGTTTAGGTACACGCAACGCAAGAAAAGTTATGGATTTGGTATCCCAACAAAAATAATTACACCCAGCACCGCTAGAGTCAACCCCCGGTGCCCGGGGTTTTATAACCCCGCAGCGTGTGATAAACCTTATTGCGGCGGCTGTGACTGGCAACACATGGACTACGCTGAGCAATTATTGAACAAACAAAAAGCGTATACCGAAATATTTTCATTTATTCCCCAACCGGAGAAGATTGACGTACTCCCTGCGAAAGCAGCGGGACAACAATACAATTACCGTAACCGCACACATTTTGCGGTACGCCCAAACGAGGATAATACATTAACCCTGGGATTTTACGCGCCGGACAGCCACAGCATTGTTGAAGTACCGGAATGCTATGTTCTCCCGCGTAAGATGAACACAGCAGTAACAAAACTTAAACAATTATTACGCACAAGCAACCTCACTCCGTATAATGAATCGCGGCATTCCGGCACATTACGCCATGTTAGTTTGCGGTACTCATTTAATGACGATAGCATCCTGGCGGTACTCGTGACACACAACGGTTTTTTACCCGACCTAAAAAAACTGTTATTCCGTATAAGATCGGAAGTCCCTGAGATTGTTAGTTTATATCAGAATGTCAACCCAAACCGTACAAACGTCATCTTTGGGAATGATACCATCCAACTCGATGGTGTAGAATGTTTATACGACACAATCCCGCATCCGGTTATCAATGAACTCAAATTCAGGATCTCACCGTTATCGTTTTACCAGATAAACACCCCGCAGATACCGATGTTATACGACACAATTGTTAATATGCTAACCCCTGCGAAGACAGATACTGTTATTGACCTTTACTGTGGCAGCGGCGGGATTGGTTTATACCTCGCACCGTATGTAAAACAATCATATGGCGTGGATAACAGTACGGACTCCATCACTGACGCTATTGCGAACCTTAACCTCAACAAAATACCTAACTGCCAGTTTATCCGTGATGACAGTGAAGTATTTGACAAACTTATCGATATCCCGGATGATACAACCATAATAATCGACCCTCCCCGGGCAGGGTGTTCAGATGCAACAATTGACAAAATTGTAGCGCATTCACCCACAAAAATTGTGTATGTTTCATGCTACCCCTCAACACTTGCGCGTGACCTCAAAAAGTTTATACTCTCAGGATACACCGTACTACAAACACAGGTAGTTGATATGTTCCCTCAAACAAGCCATATAGAATCGGTGACGTTACTACTAAAAAAGTGA
- the mfd gene encoding transcription-repair coupling factor: protein MFLHNLPPGATSRIAQVHGCAYALLSLDLAITIKTAPVVLVAETDDAADIVMDDLTALNTTLRANAVTVISYPSGDYQQRIKCIDQLKSLTNTIILTTPAALTSPVFSPEDLNTKCFVLNKTGDTKPGELTTFLEDNGYTKTDFVDRPGDYAVRGGVVDTWPLTSDEPIRIIFDGNTVESINIFNTLTQRSHREIHSQKVIPFTPPVGTSTILSFLNTDTIMIYNSAVEDSLCDTLPENSFRRLIYTALITENDTCYPSHSIPPINGQLDILANYINGWQGTGYEVIIYSHNITEKERIEKLIQKYVDRIGNPRVTIAPLDTGCIFDNEKKVVISENDIFDRRKIRYRLPKYQLGRRLRTLSDLEPGDYVVHENYGIGIYRGVEQLQLGVQTHDFLLIQYLRGDTLHVPVSDFKYVQKYLAPDGHTPKVNSLDGESWERLKMKVSQAVELLAKQLIQTEASRKTNNGYSFPQDNDIELEFAESFPYEETEDQVRAIDDVKKAMSSNYPMDHFVIGDVGYGKTEVAMRAALKCVLGGKQTAILVPTTILAEQHYNTFIERYRKFPINIEMISRFRNRDAQKRILEDLSQKKVDILIATHRLLSKDVKFADLGLLIIDEEHRFGVRAKEMIKQLKTSVDVLTLSATPIPRSLSMALSGIRSISVIETPPEGRLPIETYVIPINEQVIRTAIDTELKRRGQVFYVHNRIDTIYVTLEHLRTLCPEVRFDVAHGQMSATVLEEVMHKFITREIDVLVSTSIIESGLDLPQVNTIIIEDADNFGLAQLYQLRGRIGRGDVKAYAYFLISPLSSLTEQARKRLTAIQEFTALGSGMRLAMRDLEIRGAGNILGQQQHGFITAVGYELYFRILNETIRRLRGEPQDRIQKPEITLEIPANAFLPRDYMPNPGERIHYYQTLINASTWDEITDLRAELKDKYGYPPKAAQELLNLCDIRVLCRINGLTGIAVLEKDDAVIFTYEPTRVPNPKDLLRSIRTAGKTVTFDPMDKLIARISPVYSNEVIPFIKSFLSNKHKV, encoded by the coding sequence ATGTTTTTACATAACCTTCCCCCGGGCGCAACGTCCCGCATAGCGCAGGTACACGGCTGCGCGTATGCGTTATTATCACTAGACCTCGCAATTACAATAAAGACCGCACCCGTGGTTTTAGTAGCGGAAACTGATGACGCTGCGGATATTGTTATGGACGACCTCACAGCATTAAACACAACATTACGCGCTAACGCGGTAACAGTTATTTCATACCCCTCCGGTGATTATCAGCAACGCATTAAATGCATTGACCAGCTAAAATCATTAACCAATACAATCATACTCACCACACCGGCAGCATTAACTTCCCCTGTATTCAGCCCGGAAGATCTTAACACAAAATGTTTTGTACTAAACAAAACCGGGGATACCAAACCCGGAGAACTCACAACATTTTTGGAGGATAACGGGTACACAAAAACCGATTTTGTTGACCGCCCGGGTGATTACGCTGTCCGCGGTGGTGTAGTTGACACCTGGCCTTTAACCAGTGACGAACCTATCCGCATAATTTTTGATGGGAACACAGTTGAATCCATCAATATATTCAATACCCTCACCCAGCGTTCCCACCGCGAAATACACAGCCAAAAAGTTATACCATTCACCCCGCCGGTAGGAACATCAACAATTTTATCTTTCCTCAATACTGACACAATTATGATTTATAACTCTGCAGTTGAGGACAGTTTATGCGATACATTACCGGAGAACAGTTTCCGCAGATTAATTTATACTGCGCTTATAACTGAAAACGATACGTGTTACCCGTCACACTCAATCCCGCCTATCAACGGGCAACTTGACATATTAGCGAACTATATTAACGGATGGCAGGGTACGGGATATGAAGTCATTATATATTCTCATAACATCACAGAAAAAGAACGTATTGAAAAACTTATACAAAAATACGTTGACCGTATAGGCAATCCCAGGGTAACAATTGCGCCTCTGGATACCGGGTGTATATTTGATAACGAAAAAAAGGTGGTGATATCAGAGAACGACATTTTTGACCGCAGAAAAATACGCTACCGCCTGCCGAAGTACCAGCTTGGGCGCAGGTTACGCACATTATCCGACCTTGAACCCGGGGATTATGTTGTCCACGAGAATTACGGTATCGGTATCTACCGCGGGGTTGAACAACTACAACTTGGGGTACAAACCCACGATTTTTTGCTTATCCAATACCTTCGTGGTGACACTTTACACGTACCGGTATCAGATTTTAAGTATGTCCAGAAATATTTAGCCCCAGACGGGCATACCCCTAAAGTTAACTCCCTTGACGGCGAATCATGGGAACGTTTAAAAATGAAAGTCAGCCAGGCAGTGGAACTCCTGGCAAAACAGTTAATCCAGACCGAAGCTTCGAGAAAAACTAATAACGGCTATTCTTTCCCGCAAGACAATGATATTGAACTTGAATTTGCTGAAAGTTTTCCATATGAAGAAACGGAAGACCAGGTTAGAGCTATTGATGACGTAAAAAAAGCGATGTCCTCGAATTATCCGATGGACCATTTTGTGATTGGCGATGTAGGTTATGGCAAAACAGAGGTTGCGATGCGTGCAGCATTAAAATGTGTACTTGGCGGCAAACAAACCGCGATCCTTGTCCCGACAACCATCCTTGCGGAACAGCATTACAACACTTTTATTGAACGCTACCGCAAATTCCCTATAAACATAGAAATGATCTCGCGATTCAGGAACAGGGACGCGCAAAAACGTATTCTTGAAGATCTTTCACAAAAAAAAGTTGATATCCTCATCGCAACACACCGGTTATTATCGAAAGACGTTAAATTCGCGGATCTTGGATTACTTATTATTGACGAAGAACACAGGTTTGGCGTACGGGCAAAAGAAATGATTAAACAATTAAAAACCTCGGTTGACGTCCTGACCTTATCCGCAACACCGATCCCGAGGTCATTATCTATGGCGTTAAGCGGTATCCGCAGTATTTCAGTAATTGAAACCCCTCCGGAAGGACGTTTACCTATTGAAACATATGTTATACCAATAAATGAACAGGTTATCCGCACTGCTATTGATACGGAACTCAAACGCAGAGGACAGGTGTTTTACGTACATAACCGTATTGATACCATATACGTAACACTTGAACACCTACGCACATTATGTCCAGAAGTACGGTTTGACGTTGCACACGGGCAAATGTCAGCCACGGTACTTGAAGAAGTTATGCATAAATTTATCACCCGGGAGATTGATGTATTAGTTTCCACGAGTATCATAGAATCCGGGCTTGACCTCCCGCAGGTCAATACTATCATTATTGAGGACGCAGATAATTTTGGCCTTGCGCAGTTGTATCAGTTACGCGGGCGTATTGGCCGCGGTGATGTCAAAGCATACGCGTACTTTCTTATCTCCCCGCTTTCTTCATTAACGGAACAAGCGAGGAAACGATTAACCGCAATCCAGGAGTTCACTGCGCTGGGGTCCGGAATGCGGTTAGCTATGCGTGACCTTGAAATCCGCGGGGCAGGTAATATCCTTGGGCAACAGCAACACGGGTTTATTACGGCAGTAGGGTATGAACTGTATTTCCGGATACTGAACGAAACAATCCGGCGTTTACGCGGTGAACCTCAGGATAGGATACAAAAACCTGAGATCACACTGGAAATCCCGGCAAACGCATTTCTCCCGCGTGACTATATGCCCAACCCCGGGGAACGCATACATTACTATCAGACACTAATCAACGCATCAACCTGGGATGAGATCACAGACCTCCGGGCGGAACTCAAAGATAAATACGGTTATCCTCCGAAAGCTGCGCAGGAACTGCTTAACCTCTGCGATATCCGTGTCCTCTGTAGAATAAACGGGCTTACCGGAATTGCAGTACTTGAAAAAGACGATGCTGTGATATTTACATACGAACCCACCCGCGTACCGAACCCAAAGGACTTACTCAGAAGTATCAGAACAGCCGGTAAGACTGTAACATTTGACCCTATGGATAAACTCATTGCCAGGATAAGCCCGGTTTATAGTAACGAAGTTATTCCTTTTATCAAATCCTTCTTGTCAAATAAACATAAAGTATAG
- a CDS encoding F0F1 ATP synthase subunit beta (Produces ATP from ADP in the presence of a proton gradient across the membrane. The beta chain is a regulatory subunit), with protein LQERITSTKNGSITSIQAIYVPADDLTDPGVATTFSHLDSSTVLSRSIAAMGIYPAVDPLDSSSKILDPLIIGEEHYKVATDVQKILQRYRDLQDIIAILGIDELSEEDKLIVSRARKIQNFLSQPFFVAEAYLNRPGRYVKLEDTIRGFKELVEGKHDTLPEQAFYMVGGIEEAKERAKQLE; from the coding sequence AGTTACAGGAACGTATTACCTCAACAAAAAACGGGTCGATTACATCAATCCAGGCAATTTACGTCCCTGCGGACGACCTTACCGATCCGGGAGTTGCGACGACATTTAGCCATCTTGACTCATCAACCGTATTATCGCGTTCAATCGCAGCAATGGGTATTTATCCTGCGGTAGATCCCCTGGATTCATCAAGCAAAATCCTTGACCCCCTGATAATAGGTGAGGAGCATTATAAAGTCGCAACGGATGTACAAAAAATTTTACAGCGCTACCGCGACCTCCAGGATATCATCGCAATACTTGGTATTGACGAACTTTCAGAAGAAGATAAACTCATAGTCTCACGGGCAAGAAAAATACAAAACTTTTTATCTCAACCCTTTTTTGTGGCGGAAGCATACCTTAACCGCCCGGGCAGGTATGTCAAACTTGAAGACACAATCCGCGGGTTTAAAGAATTAGTGGAAGGCAAACACGATACGCTTCCGGAACAAGCGTTTTATATGGTAGGCGGGATTGAAGAAGCGAAGGAACGCGCAAAACAGTTGGAGTAA
- the nadD gene encoding nicotinate-nucleotide adenylyltransferase: protein MDKHKLGLYGGCFDPIHYGHLFTASYIREKMRLHKIIFIPSGIPPHKNTTFATPEQRYAMVKLAVNGNKYFSVSRIETDTKTVSYTYDTLQKLKCTYSRAKLYFIIGMDELIQIPLWKHGLELLSLCTFIIAARPGYDLKKVDKNVINKVRLIDTPLIDIESTQIRLRARKSMSLKYYIPEVVERYILTNKVYGSKK, encoded by the coding sequence TTGGATAAACACAAACTTGGCCTTTATGGCGGCTGTTTTGACCCTATACACTACGGCCATTTATTCACCGCGTCGTATATCCGCGAAAAAATGAGGTTACACAAAATAATATTTATACCCTCGGGCATACCTCCGCATAAGAACACAACTTTCGCAACCCCGGAACAGCGGTATGCAATGGTAAAACTCGCGGTTAACGGCAATAAATACTTTTCTGTATCACGTATTGAAACTGACACAAAAACTGTATCCTATACTTATGACACACTACAAAAACTTAAATGCACATATTCCCGCGCGAAGTTATACTTTATAATCGGTATGGACGAACTTATACAGATACCCCTATGGAAACACGGGCTTGAATTACTATCACTCTGCACATTCATTATAGCTGCACGGCCGGGTTATGATTTGAAAAAAGTTGATAAAAATGTTATAAATAAGGTACGGCTCATAGATACACCGTTGATTGATATTGAAAGCACACAAATACGTCTGCGGGCAAGAAAGAGTATGAGTTTAAAATACTACATACCAGAAGTTGTAGAAAGATATATATTAACAAACAAAGTTTATGGCAGTAAAAAATAA